The Sulfurimonas aquatica genomic sequence TCCAAAAAATCCATTACTTCCAGTATATTCATAATCTATATATGTATAGCGAATCTGAAAAGTTAAAATATCTTCAACAAGCGGTTCTGTAAAATAGACTTCATATGCACTACCGCGAGTTGCAAGTTTTGAGCCAATATTTGTATCCTCAGCATACGTAATACTTCTCCAGTATTGTGAACCCTGATTGTACTCAACTCCCCATCTTCCATCTTCAGTTATAAAAGAGGGCATTTGTAAACCAAGCCAAACTGAGTGCCCTGTTACAGACTCGCCAGCAACAGTTGTAGCACCTGTTAGATCATTTTTTCCATAAAGCATTCTCTCATCAGATTTTGGATCCGTTACACTCATCGCACCACTTATAAAGAAAAATGTATCATCGAGGTAATCATTCCACTCATCACCGATACCATTTACTGTAAAGTTTGCGGTAAAACTATGCATGCCACCTACTGTTTTCATACCATTCATTGTCGGTACTCCACCCGGGTAAACAATATCTGCATCAATTAAGTTATTTGCATAGTAGTATTGTGTTGCAAATGCATATTGACCATTGTCATATGGAACAAAGATAAGACCTCCAAGGTCTATATCACCAAGATCATCTGGTTGAGTAGCATATGGAGCACCAGTTTGAACAACAGAACCATTTTGAGGATTTACAGCAAAGAATTTTGGATTTGCATTTGTTCCACCACGACCTGCACAAAACTTAACATACATACCTTCAATGCCAGTTAAATCTTCAAATGAAAACTTTGAACTTATCCCATCAAATTCAACATTAATAGTATGACCCATAGGTGAAGCAGCACCATCATCATCTCTTAGATTAATTAAATGACCATTTGTTGATGGACGGCGACCTATACTAAATGTCCATGGAATTTCTGTGCCCATAAATGTATCATTCTTATAAAGAAAATAAGCTGAACGAACTCTTAGTAGATCATCATAGGCATTTTCATTGGTAACCCAGTCGAATGTTTCCATGCCTGGTATATTTGAATTCCAACCACTTCTGTGACCAAAAGCTTTATTGTAAGCAAGTTGACCAGAGAAACTTAGATTGTCAGTTGCCTTCCAATCCATGTTTATCCATAATCTATTTGTCATAAATGCATCATTACCTGCATCACTTCCATCTGCCATTTTATATTGCATGTTATCAATAGCAAATCTATAATCAGCACCAAGCTTGAGTTTGTTACCATTTGTAGCTTTATTTAGTTCAAAAATACTCTCATTAATCTCTTCTATCTCTTCTTGAGCATTAAACTCTTCTTCCTCATCATCTTCTTCTTCGCCATCATCTGAATCAGCTTCTTCTACTGTACTCTTTGTCTCGTCTTCGCTATCTTCTTCATCTGACTCTTCTTCACTTTCATCATTTGCACTTTCATCATCGGATTTTTCATCTCCTGAAGCTCTGAGAGTTGAAATCTCATCTTGCATCTTTTTTATGTTAAGTTCCATAGACTGTATACGTTCATACATGGATTGTGCATTTAAACTTGTAGCTAGGATTGTTGCTGCTGCGAGTGAAATTAATAGAGGCTTATTCATTTTTTCCCTTTTTTTTCTAAATAATAATGTTAGTACTATACATCATCTATTATAAAGATACTTTTAAATGAACTAGAATTGCTATAATTAATTATTATACCCTCACTCTATATTTTATAAACTTCTCCTATCTAAAAGCTATATTTAAATTATATTTTTGTATAATTCGCCGATTTTTCTTCTCTAATGTAGTTGAAAATATTAACAGGTATGTGTCAAAAGTTAGTGCAACTTCCTCTTTAGGGAGTCAATGTCCGACATTACCAAAGAATAACTAACAAATTTCTGGCTTGAAAATATAGCCCTTAAGGATTACCTATGGTAACTATGAAAGACCTTTTAGAATGTGGTGTACACTTTGGACACCAAACTCGTCGTTGGAACCCGAAAATGAAAAAATATATTTTTGGTGTTCGTAAAAATATCTATATTATTGATTTACAAAAGACTTTACGTTATTTCCGTAACACATACACAATCGTTATGGATGCAGCTGCTGAAGGGCAAACTGTATTATTCGTTGGTACTAAAAAACAAGCTCGTAACTCTGTAAGAGATGCAGCTATCGCTTGTAATATGCCATATGTAGATAACAGATGGTTAGGTGGTATGCTTACTAACTTCCCAACTATTCAAAAGTCTATCCGTAAACTAGATGTTATTTCTGAGATGCAAGAAAATGGTCAAATTGATCTTTTAACGAAAAAAGAAGCTTTAATGCTTACTCGTAAAAAAGTTAAACTTGAGCAGTATTTCGGTGGTATCCGTAATATGAAAAAACTTCCAGATATGCTATTTGTAGTAGATGCAGTTAAAGAGCATATTGCTGTTTTAGAAGCAAGATGTCTTGGTATCCCAGTTGTAGCTCCTCTAGATACTAACTGTGATCCAGATCTTATCACTTACCCAATTCCTGGTAATGATGATGCAATTCGTTCAATTCAGCTTTTCTGTCGTGAAATGACTGCAGCTATTAATGAAGGTAAAGCTCTTCGTGATGCACCTGCTGAAGAAGAACAAACTGAAGAAGAAGTAGCTACTGAAGCTCCTGCAACTGAAGAAGTTGCACCAACAGAGGAAGTATAATCATGGCAGCAGTTACAGCAGCAATGGTAAAAGAGTTGCGTTCAGCAACTGATGCACCTATGATGGATTGTAAAAAAGTTCTTGTTGAAGCTGATGGAGACATGGCTAAGGCAACAGAACTTTTAAAAGAACGTGGTATAGCAAAAGCTGCTAAAAAAGCTGATAGAGTAGCTGCAGAAGGTCTTGCAGGAATCGTTATAGCTGATGATTTTTCAAAAGCTTCTGTTATTGAGATTAACTCTGAGACTGACTTTGTTGCTCAAAACGAAGGCTTTCAAAAACTTGTTAAAGATTCTGCATCTGAAGTTTTCAACAACCAGCCTGCTGATGTTGCTGCTTTTATGGCAAGTCCATTTGGTGCTGAATTTACAGCTGCTGTTATCAAAATCGGTGAAAAAATCGAAGTGAGACGTTTCAGTACTTTAACAGCTGATGCAACTACTTCTTTAAATGGGTATATTCACTCTAACAATCGTATAGCAGTTATTGTTTCTGCTAAATGTGATAGTGAAAAAACTGCTGAAGGTATGAGACCATTTCTTAAGCAAGTTGCTATGCATGCATCTGCAATGAAACCAACTACTCTTTCTTATAAAGATTTCGATGCTTCTTATGTAGCTAGCGAAACTGTTGGAAGAATCGAAGTTATCAAAAAAGAGAATGAAGAGTTAGCACGTTTAGGTAAAACACTTAAAAATGTTC encodes the following:
- a CDS encoding DUF3373 family protein, producing the protein MNKPLLISLAAATILATSLNAQSMYERIQSMELNIKKMQDEISTLRASGDEKSDDESANDESEEESDEEDSEDETKSTVEEADSDDGEEEDDEEEEFNAQEEIEEINESIFELNKATNGNKLKLGADYRFAIDNMQYKMADGSDAGNDAFMTNRLWINMDWKATDNLSFSGQLAYNKAFGHRSGWNSNIPGMETFDWVTNENAYDDLLRVRSAYFLYKNDTFMGTEIPWTFSIGRRPSTNGHLINLRDDDGAASPMGHTINVEFDGISSKFSFEDLTGIEGMYVKFCAGRGGTNANPKFFAVNPQNGSVVQTGAPYATQPDDLGDIDLGGLIFVPYDNGQYAFATQYYYANNLIDADIVYPGGVPTMNGMKTVGGMHSFTANFTVNGIGDEWNDYLDDTFFFISGAMSVTDPKSDERMLYGKNDLTGATTVAGESVTGHSVWLGLQMPSFITEDGRWGVEYNQGSQYWRSITYAEDTNIGSKLATRGSAYEVYFTEPLVEDILTFQIRYTYIDYEYTGSNGFFGGDTGSAVLIKDLTPMTGSTVTVDTAQDIRAYLRYRF
- the tsf gene encoding translation elongation factor Ts — its product is MAAVTAAMVKELRSATDAPMMDCKKVLVEADGDMAKATELLKERGIAKAAKKADRVAAEGLAGIVIADDFSKASVIEINSETDFVAQNEGFQKLVKDSASEVFNNQPADVAAFMASPFGAEFTAAVIKIGEKIEVRRFSTLTADATTSLNGYIHSNNRIAVIVSAKCDSEKTAEGMRPFLKQVAMHASAMKPTTLSYKDFDASYVASETVGRIEVIKKENEELARLGKTLKNVPTYISMSQLTDEVLAQAEADIKADLAAQGKPEKIWDKIVPGSLARFISDNTTLDKEQCLLDQNFVLDEKLTVAQAVEKAAKELGGTAEITEFVRLEVGEGIEKAEDDFAAEVAAQMG
- the rpsB gene encoding 30S ribosomal protein S2 — its product is MVTMKDLLECGVHFGHQTRRWNPKMKKYIFGVRKNIYIIDLQKTLRYFRNTYTIVMDAAAEGQTVLFVGTKKQARNSVRDAAIACNMPYVDNRWLGGMLTNFPTIQKSIRKLDVISEMQENGQIDLLTKKEALMLTRKKVKLEQYFGGIRNMKKLPDMLFVVDAVKEHIAVLEARCLGIPVVAPLDTNCDPDLITYPIPGNDDAIRSIQLFCREMTAAINEGKALRDAPAEEEQTEEEVATEAPATEEVAPTEEV